The following proteins are co-located in the Anas platyrhynchos isolate ZD024472 breed Pekin duck chromosome 1, IASCAAS_PekinDuck_T2T, whole genome shotgun sequence genome:
- the TM7SF3 gene encoding transmembrane 7 superfamily member 3 isoform X3: MDLLPTVLLLQGLLELSLGKFRNVLLNQTNPVEAVIRNIASNVTVVIFQVHAQQNSVVISFDKNPSANSSGTGVDKGLISILRPQQSVCTWYLRSLDANQVLSTAISIPYMEKDPIPGGCNLEFDLEVDPNIYLDYTLVDIHIKFAPANLGYARGANPPACDSGTGQNSRWRLRYDVYQYFLPENNLSEMVLMSHIRKMSEVQSIKANGVKMLTLTTDDKTNVYFSSLPGQGVIYNVIVWDPLWNTSAAYIPVHTYACSFVDLVDNCSSLSKLSTKIFFTVLAVLGLFTCFFGHRFWKTDLFFMGFIITGFFSFVFITRVTGLGYDVRLILTAVAGIIGGLLLVASWWRFGSVLLCMLLIGLVLGFLFSSVVFFTPLGDYRVFRDDVVFWVTFSSIALMIPVLFVGCPRILNLLACGIIGSYSVVLAIACYIYTSLAYITLDLLRRILNDYFSRAYTNVPFQTNDFIILAVWIMLALSGVTVQLRRERSEVSFPPHPYLIWKREKERRSTNILDPSHHIRPLRERIHSKLLQIKEVFQKEQPAGERTPLLL, translated from the exons GTCTTCTTGAGCTCTCCCTGGGAAAATTCAGAAATGTGCTACTTAACCAGACCAATCCAGTAGAAGCTGTAATCAGGAACATTGCAAGCAATGTGACAGTTGTTATTTTTCAAGTACATGCACAGCAAAACAGCGTGGTGATATCCTTTGATAAG AATCCATCTGCAAACAGCTCAGGAACTGGAGTAGACAAAGGACTGATTTCTATCCTTCGGCCTCAGCAGAGTGTGTGTACGTGGTACCTTCGGTCACTGGATGCTAACCAGGTGCTAAGCACAGCTATCTCCATTCCATATATGGAGAAAG ATCCTATACCTGGAGGCTGCAATCTAGAATTTGACTTGGAAGTGGATCCCAACATTTACTTAGACTATACCTTGGTTGATATACACATCAAGTTTGCTCCTGCAAACTTGGGATATGCTAG aGGAGCAAATCCACCAGCCTGTGATTCAGGGACTGGTCAGAACTCCAGATGGCGGCTGCGCTATGATGTCTACCAGTACTTCTTACCAGAGAACAACCTTTCTGAGATGGTACTCATGAGCCACATACGGAAGATGTCTGAGGTGCAAAGTATCAAAGCTAATGGTGTTAAA ATGCTTACGTTGACAACTGATGATAAGACCAATGTCTACTTCTCCTCACTCCCTGGGCAAGGTGTGATCTACAATGTCATAGTATGGGATCCTCTTTGGAATACTTCTGCTGCATACATACCTGTGCATACGTATGCCTGCAGCTTTGTTGACCTAGTGGATAACTGCTCTTCTCTCA GCAAACTCTCTACCAAAATATTCTTCACTGTTCTTGCTGTTCTTGGCCTCTTCACTTGCTTTTTTGGACACAGATTCTGGAAAACAG ACTTATTCTTCATGGGTTTCATAATCACaggatttttctcctttgtattCATCACTAGGGTAACTGGCCTTGGTTATGATG TGCGTCTTATTTTGACAGCAGTAGCTGGGATTATTGGAGGGCTTTTGCTGGTTGCAAGCTGGTGGAGATTTGGCTCTGTCCTACTCTGTATGTTGCTTATCGGACTGGTGCTGGGATTTCTCTTCTCATCTGTGGTCTTCTTTACTCCACTAG GAGACTACAGGGTCTTCCGGGATGATGTTGTGTTCTGGGTGACCTTTTCTTCTATAGCCTTGATGATTCCAGTGCTTTTTGTTGGCTGTCCAAGAATT CTGAACTTACTGGCCTGTGGAATAATAGGTTCTTATTCAGTGGTCCTAGCTATTGCCTGTTACATCTACACAAGTCTTGCTTACATCACCTTAGACCTACTCAGAAGGATCCTCAATGATTACTTCAGCAGAGCCTACACAAATGTGCCTTTTCAAACAAATG acTTTATTATCCTGGCAGTGTGGATAATGCTGGCCCTCAGTGGAGTGACTGTGCAGCTTCGTCGAGAGAGAAGTGAAGTGTCCTTCCCACCACACCCTTATCTTATCTGGAAACGGGAAAAGGAGCGCAGAAGCACAAATATCTTAGACCCTAGCCATCACATCCGTCCCTTAAGAGAGAGGATACATAGCAAGCTGCTGCAGATTAAAGAGGTatttcagaaagagcagccagctggggaaagaaCTCCGTTGCTTCTGTAA
- the FGFR1OP2 gene encoding FGFR1 oncogene partner 2 isoform X2 has product MSCTIEKALADAKALVERLREHDNAAEALIEQTTALNKRVEAMKQYQEEIQELNEVARHRPRSTLVMGIQQENRQIRELQQENKELRTSLEEHQSALELIMSKYREQMFRLLMASKKDDPSIIVKLKEQHSKELQVHVDQITEMAAVMRKAIEIDEKHGCKEQERIIQLEQENKGLREILQITRESFLNLKKEDASESTSLSGLVTSSDLSLRKS; this is encoded by the exons ATGAGTTGCACAATTGAGAAAGCCTTAGCAGATGCGAAAGCACTGGTGGAACGGCTAAGGGAACATGACAATGCTGCAGAAGCTCTTATCGAACAGACTACAGCTCTTAACAAGAGGGTTGAAGCAATGAaacag tACCAAGAGGAAATTCAGGAGCTCAATGAAGTAGCAAGACATCGTCCTCGGTCTACATTAGTGATGGGTATCCAACAAGAAAACAGACAGATTAGGGAATTGCAACAGGAGAATAAAG AACTACGCACGTCTCTTGAAGAACATCAGTCTGCTTTGGAACTCATAATGAGCAAATACAGAGAACAAATGTTTAGGTTGCTTATGGCAAGCAAAAAGGACGATCCAAGTATAATAGTGAAGTTAAAAGAGCAACATTCCAAG GAACTACAAGTGCATGTGGACCAAATTACAGAAATGGCAGCAGTAATGAGAAAAGCAATTGAAATTGATGAAAAGCACGGCTGTAAAGAGCAGGAACGTATCATTCAGCTTGAA caagaaaacaaaggctTGAGAGAAATTCTTCAGATAACTAGAGAATCATTCCTGAACCTCAAGAAAGAAGATGCATCAGAGAGTACATCTCTTTCAGGATTAGTAACAAGCAGTGATTTGAGCCTGAGGAAAAGCTAA
- the FGFR1OP2 gene encoding FGFR1 oncogene partner 2 isoform X1 translates to MKMSCTIEKALADAKALVERLREHDNAAEALIEQTTALNKRVEAMKQYQEEIQELNEVARHRPRSTLVMGIQQENRQIRELQQENKELRTSLEEHQSALELIMSKYREQMFRLLMASKKDDPSIIVKLKEQHSKELQVHVDQITEMAAVMRKAIEIDEKHGCKEQERIIQLEQENKGLREILQITRESFLNLKKEDASESTSLSGLVTSSDLSLRKS, encoded by the exons ATGA AAATGAGTTGCACAATTGAGAAAGCCTTAGCAGATGCGAAAGCACTGGTGGAACGGCTAAGGGAACATGACAATGCTGCAGAAGCTCTTATCGAACAGACTACAGCTCTTAACAAGAGGGTTGAAGCAATGAaacag tACCAAGAGGAAATTCAGGAGCTCAATGAAGTAGCAAGACATCGTCCTCGGTCTACATTAGTGATGGGTATCCAACAAGAAAACAGACAGATTAGGGAATTGCAACAGGAGAATAAAG AACTACGCACGTCTCTTGAAGAACATCAGTCTGCTTTGGAACTCATAATGAGCAAATACAGAGAACAAATGTTTAGGTTGCTTATGGCAAGCAAAAAGGACGATCCAAGTATAATAGTGAAGTTAAAAGAGCAACATTCCAAG GAACTACAAGTGCATGTGGACCAAATTACAGAAATGGCAGCAGTAATGAGAAAAGCAATTGAAATTGATGAAAAGCACGGCTGTAAAGAGCAGGAACGTATCATTCAGCTTGAA caagaaaacaaaggctTGAGAGAAATTCTTCAGATAACTAGAGAATCATTCCTGAACCTCAAGAAAGAAGATGCATCAGAGAGTACATCTCTTTCAGGATTAGTAACAAGCAGTGATTTGAGCCTGAGGAAAAGCTAA
- the TM7SF3 gene encoding transmembrane 7 superfamily member 3 isoform X2, with product MRLPPCVLLLLGLAEALREAGASGLLELSLGKFRNVLLNQTNPVEAVIRNIASNVTVVIFQVHAQQNSVVISFDKNPSANSSGTGVDKGLISILRPQQSVCTWYLRSLDANQVLSTAISIPYMEKDPIPGGCNLEFDLEVDPNIYLDYTLVDIHIKFAPANLGYARGANPPACDSGTGQNSRWRLRYDVYQYFLPENNLSEMVLMSHIRKMSEVQSIKANGVKMLTLTTDDKTNVYFSSLPGQGVIYNVIVWDPLWNTSAAYIPVHTYACSFVDLVDNCSSLSKLSTKIFFTVLAVLGLFTCFFGHRFWKTVRLILTAVAGIIGGLLLVASWWRFGSVLLCMLLIGLVLGFLFSSVVFFTPLGDYRVFRDDVVFWVTFSSIALMIPVLFVGCPRILNLLACGIIGSYSVVLAIACYIYTSLAYITLDLLRRILNDYFSRAYTNVPFQTNDFIILAVWIMLALSGVTVQLRRERSEVSFPPHPYLIWKREKERRSTNILDPSHHIRPLRERIHSKLLQIKEVFQKEQPAGERTPLLL from the exons GTCTTCTTGAGCTCTCCCTGGGAAAATTCAGAAATGTGCTACTTAACCAGACCAATCCAGTAGAAGCTGTAATCAGGAACATTGCAAGCAATGTGACAGTTGTTATTTTTCAAGTACATGCACAGCAAAACAGCGTGGTGATATCCTTTGATAAG AATCCATCTGCAAACAGCTCAGGAACTGGAGTAGACAAAGGACTGATTTCTATCCTTCGGCCTCAGCAGAGTGTGTGTACGTGGTACCTTCGGTCACTGGATGCTAACCAGGTGCTAAGCACAGCTATCTCCATTCCATATATGGAGAAAG ATCCTATACCTGGAGGCTGCAATCTAGAATTTGACTTGGAAGTGGATCCCAACATTTACTTAGACTATACCTTGGTTGATATACACATCAAGTTTGCTCCTGCAAACTTGGGATATGCTAG aGGAGCAAATCCACCAGCCTGTGATTCAGGGACTGGTCAGAACTCCAGATGGCGGCTGCGCTATGATGTCTACCAGTACTTCTTACCAGAGAACAACCTTTCTGAGATGGTACTCATGAGCCACATACGGAAGATGTCTGAGGTGCAAAGTATCAAAGCTAATGGTGTTAAA ATGCTTACGTTGACAACTGATGATAAGACCAATGTCTACTTCTCCTCACTCCCTGGGCAAGGTGTGATCTACAATGTCATAGTATGGGATCCTCTTTGGAATACTTCTGCTGCATACATACCTGTGCATACGTATGCCTGCAGCTTTGTTGACCTAGTGGATAACTGCTCTTCTCTCA GCAAACTCTCTACCAAAATATTCTTCACTGTTCTTGCTGTTCTTGGCCTCTTCACTTGCTTTTTTGGACACAGATTCTGGAAAACAG TGCGTCTTATTTTGACAGCAGTAGCTGGGATTATTGGAGGGCTTTTGCTGGTTGCAAGCTGGTGGAGATTTGGCTCTGTCCTACTCTGTATGTTGCTTATCGGACTGGTGCTGGGATTTCTCTTCTCATCTGTGGTCTTCTTTACTCCACTAG GAGACTACAGGGTCTTCCGGGATGATGTTGTGTTCTGGGTGACCTTTTCTTCTATAGCCTTGATGATTCCAGTGCTTTTTGTTGGCTGTCCAAGAATT CTGAACTTACTGGCCTGTGGAATAATAGGTTCTTATTCAGTGGTCCTAGCTATTGCCTGTTACATCTACACAAGTCTTGCTTACATCACCTTAGACCTACTCAGAAGGATCCTCAATGATTACTTCAGCAGAGCCTACACAAATGTGCCTTTTCAAACAAATG acTTTATTATCCTGGCAGTGTGGATAATGCTGGCCCTCAGTGGAGTGACTGTGCAGCTTCGTCGAGAGAGAAGTGAAGTGTCCTTCCCACCACACCCTTATCTTATCTGGAAACGGGAAAAGGAGCGCAGAAGCACAAATATCTTAGACCCTAGCCATCACATCCGTCCCTTAAGAGAGAGGATACATAGCAAGCTGCTGCAGATTAAAGAGGTatttcagaaagagcagccagctggggaaagaaCTCCGTTGCTTCTGTAA
- the TM7SF3 gene encoding transmembrane 7 superfamily member 3 isoform X1, whose protein sequence is MRLPPCVLLLLGLAEALREAGASGLLELSLGKFRNVLLNQTNPVEAVIRNIASNVTVVIFQVHAQQNSVVISFDKNPSANSSGTGVDKGLISILRPQQSVCTWYLRSLDANQVLSTAISIPYMEKDPIPGGCNLEFDLEVDPNIYLDYTLVDIHIKFAPANLGYARGANPPACDSGTGQNSRWRLRYDVYQYFLPENNLSEMVLMSHIRKMSEVQSIKANGVKMLTLTTDDKTNVYFSSLPGQGVIYNVIVWDPLWNTSAAYIPVHTYACSFVDLVDNCSSLSKLSTKIFFTVLAVLGLFTCFFGHRFWKTDLFFMGFIITGFFSFVFITRVTGLGYDVRLILTAVAGIIGGLLLVASWWRFGSVLLCMLLIGLVLGFLFSSVVFFTPLGDYRVFRDDVVFWVTFSSIALMIPVLFVGCPRILNLLACGIIGSYSVVLAIACYIYTSLAYITLDLLRRILNDYFSRAYTNVPFQTNDFIILAVWIMLALSGVTVQLRRERSEVSFPPHPYLIWKREKERRSTNILDPSHHIRPLRERIHSKLLQIKEVFQKEQPAGERTPLLL, encoded by the exons GTCTTCTTGAGCTCTCCCTGGGAAAATTCAGAAATGTGCTACTTAACCAGACCAATCCAGTAGAAGCTGTAATCAGGAACATTGCAAGCAATGTGACAGTTGTTATTTTTCAAGTACATGCACAGCAAAACAGCGTGGTGATATCCTTTGATAAG AATCCATCTGCAAACAGCTCAGGAACTGGAGTAGACAAAGGACTGATTTCTATCCTTCGGCCTCAGCAGAGTGTGTGTACGTGGTACCTTCGGTCACTGGATGCTAACCAGGTGCTAAGCACAGCTATCTCCATTCCATATATGGAGAAAG ATCCTATACCTGGAGGCTGCAATCTAGAATTTGACTTGGAAGTGGATCCCAACATTTACTTAGACTATACCTTGGTTGATATACACATCAAGTTTGCTCCTGCAAACTTGGGATATGCTAG aGGAGCAAATCCACCAGCCTGTGATTCAGGGACTGGTCAGAACTCCAGATGGCGGCTGCGCTATGATGTCTACCAGTACTTCTTACCAGAGAACAACCTTTCTGAGATGGTACTCATGAGCCACATACGGAAGATGTCTGAGGTGCAAAGTATCAAAGCTAATGGTGTTAAA ATGCTTACGTTGACAACTGATGATAAGACCAATGTCTACTTCTCCTCACTCCCTGGGCAAGGTGTGATCTACAATGTCATAGTATGGGATCCTCTTTGGAATACTTCTGCTGCATACATACCTGTGCATACGTATGCCTGCAGCTTTGTTGACCTAGTGGATAACTGCTCTTCTCTCA GCAAACTCTCTACCAAAATATTCTTCACTGTTCTTGCTGTTCTTGGCCTCTTCACTTGCTTTTTTGGACACAGATTCTGGAAAACAG ACTTATTCTTCATGGGTTTCATAATCACaggatttttctcctttgtattCATCACTAGGGTAACTGGCCTTGGTTATGATG TGCGTCTTATTTTGACAGCAGTAGCTGGGATTATTGGAGGGCTTTTGCTGGTTGCAAGCTGGTGGAGATTTGGCTCTGTCCTACTCTGTATGTTGCTTATCGGACTGGTGCTGGGATTTCTCTTCTCATCTGTGGTCTTCTTTACTCCACTAG GAGACTACAGGGTCTTCCGGGATGATGTTGTGTTCTGGGTGACCTTTTCTTCTATAGCCTTGATGATTCCAGTGCTTTTTGTTGGCTGTCCAAGAATT CTGAACTTACTGGCCTGTGGAATAATAGGTTCTTATTCAGTGGTCCTAGCTATTGCCTGTTACATCTACACAAGTCTTGCTTACATCACCTTAGACCTACTCAGAAGGATCCTCAATGATTACTTCAGCAGAGCCTACACAAATGTGCCTTTTCAAACAAATG acTTTATTATCCTGGCAGTGTGGATAATGCTGGCCCTCAGTGGAGTGACTGTGCAGCTTCGTCGAGAGAGAAGTGAAGTGTCCTTCCCACCACACCCTTATCTTATCTGGAAACGGGAAAAGGAGCGCAGAAGCACAAATATCTTAGACCCTAGCCATCACATCCGTCCCTTAAGAGAGAGGATACATAGCAAGCTGCTGCAGATTAAAGAGGTatttcagaaagagcagccagctggggaaagaaCTCCGTTGCTTCTGTAA